The Geovibrio ferrireducens genome contains the following window.
CATGAGAAAGTAATAGGCGGCTATTTCGTCTATTACCACTTCAGGAGCGTCTTTCTCCCCTGTGGTTCTCTCATGGTATTCGGCGGCCAGAACACCCGCCGCGAACAGAATGATAAATAACATTATCTGGTAGAACAGGGAAAACCACCCTGTAAGAACAACCAGACCTACGCCGGCCAGCGTGCCTGCTGTGCCCGGTGCGTATGGACTTCTGCCCGAATAGAAACCGGTAGCGATAAAGTAAAGAATGTTGTGGATCATGTTAGTCAGTACCCCAGAGCCTCATTAGTTAAAGTTTCAGTGACGCGCATCATGCCGCCCTGAACATTTTATTGAAATCACCCCGCTATGGAGGCGGCTTCTTTTAAGTCTATCGTACCCTCATAAAAGGCTTTTCCGGCTATGGTTCCCTTTATGTTCGGATGTTTAAGCCCGTACAGGGCCCTGACATCACTTATATCTTTCAGCCCGCCGGAGGCTATGACACCCCACGGGCTTTTGTCCGCAAGGGCGGCTGTGGCTTCTATGTTAAGCCCCTGAAGCATGCCGTCACGGCTGATGTCCGTATAGATTACGCTTTCTATGCTGTAGCCTGCGTAGGTTTTCAGCACATCCTCCGCCTTTGTCTCGCTGGTTTCGTACCAGCCTTCGGTGGCAACATAGCCGTCCTTGGCATCTACTCCCAGTATAATCCTGTCCGGATAAGTTTCAGCGGCTTTTTTCACAAACTCCGGATCTTTTATCACAACAGTGCCCAGAATTGCGTATTTCACGCCTATGTCAAAGTATGCTTTTATCCTGTCCATATTGCGGATTCCGCCGCCGACCTCTATCTCCATATCCGCTTTTTTTATTATGCGCTTTATGGTTTCAAAGTTGGTCATCTCACCCTTTTTGGCTCCGTCCAGATCCACAATGTGGAGCCGTTTTATCCCCAGTTCGCGGAACTGAACCGCGGCCTCAGCAGGGTCGTCAAAGTATATCTTATAGTCGTCCATATCCCCCTGACGGAGGCGGACAGCCTTTCCGCCGAGAAGGTCGATAGCCGGAATTATCAGCATTTCCACTCCCCGAAATTTTTAAGCAGCCTGAGCCCCGTCGCCTGTGATTTTTCGGGGTGAAACTGGGTTGCGAATATATTATCCCTCGCAGCGGCGGCGGTGAACGTGACGCCGTATTCGCACTCTGCTGCGATTACGGATGAATCCTCCGACTGCACATAGTAGGAATGCACGAAGTACACCATATCGCCGTCATTTATACCTTTCAGCACAGGGTGCTCCTTCTGTTTTATGCTGAGGCTGTTCCAGCCCATGTGCGGAATCTTCATCCCCTGTTTAACTATTTCACCCGGAAACTTCTGCACTGAACCCCGGAAAATACCTAGGCCGTCATGCTCGCCGAACTCATAGCTTTTATCAAACAGCATCTGCATTCCCACACATATGCCTAAAAACGGTCTGCCGGAATCTATAACTCCGAGAACAGTTTCCCTCAGCCCGGCTTTTTCAAGCCCGCCGACACAGTCACCGAATGCGCCGACACCGGGCAGAACTACTTTATGGGCGGATTTTATAATTTGCGCATCAGAGGTGACCACCGCATCGTAGCCGAGGCTTTCAAACGCCTTCTGCACACTGCGGAGGTTACCCGCCTCATAGTCTATGACAGCGATTTTACTCACTTAACGTTCCCTTGGTGGACATTATTCTGTCCGATTCAACAACAACAGCATCTTTTATAGATCTGGCAACAGCCTTGAAAATTCCTTCTATTATGTGGTGGGTATTACGGCCGAATCTCTTTATTATGTGCAGGTTTACCGAGGCACGGTCAGCAAAGGCCTTGAAAAATTCCTCCACAAGCTCGGTCTCAAAACTACCCACACGCACAGCCTGAATATCAGCGGCATAGTTGAGGTATGTCCTCCCGCTGAAATCTATTGCGCATTCTATAAGGGTTTCATCCATGGGGAGAAGGAAAAAACCGTAACGCCTTATTCCTTTTTTATCGCCGAGAGCTTTCTTAAACGCATCGCCGAGGCATATTCCTATGTCCTCCACCGTGTGATGGTCGTCCACGTTGGTATCGCCTTTTGCGATCACTTCGAGGTCAAAGCCCCCGTGACGCGCGAAAAGCTCCAGCATGTGGTTGAGAAAGCCCACGCCTGTGGTTATTTTGCTCTCGCCTGAA
Protein-coding sequences here:
- a CDS encoding phosphatidylglycerophosphatase A family protein; this translates as MIHNILYFIATGFYSGRSPYAPGTAGTLAGVGLVVLTGWFSLFYQIMLFIILFAAGVLAAEYHERTTGEKDAPEVVIDEIAAYYFLMLFFQNSLNNLFWAFVLFRIFDIVKPHPIGKLEEIGGGIAVMLDDIGAAVYSIGALLVLKGLLWIIL
- the hisA gene encoding 1-(5-phosphoribosyl)-5-[(5-phosphoribosylamino)methylideneamino]imidazole-4-carboxamide isomerase gives rise to the protein MLIIPAIDLLGGKAVRLRQGDMDDYKIYFDDPAEAAVQFRELGIKRLHIVDLDGAKKGEMTNFETIKRIIKKADMEIEVGGGIRNMDRIKAYFDIGVKYAILGTVVIKDPEFVKKAAETYPDRIILGVDAKDGYVATEGWYETSETKAEDVLKTYAGYSIESVIYTDISRDGMLQGLNIEATAALADKSPWGVIASGGLKDISDVRALYGLKHPNIKGTIAGKAFYEGTIDLKEAASIAG
- the hisH gene encoding imidazole glycerol phosphate synthase subunit HisH, with amino-acid sequence MSKIAVIDYEAGNLRSVQKAFESLGYDAVVTSDAQIIKSAHKVVLPGVGAFGDCVGGLEKAGLRETVLGVIDSGRPFLGICVGMQMLFDKSYEFGEHDGLGIFRGSVQKFPGEIVKQGMKIPHMGWNSLSIKQKEHPVLKGINDGDMVYFVHSYYVQSEDSSVIAAECEYGVTFTAAAARDNIFATQFHPEKSQATGLRLLKNFGEWKC
- the hisB gene encoding imidazoleglycerol-phosphate dehydratase HisB: MNQNRIAEITRKTNETDIYLKLNIDGSGESKITTGVGFLNHMLELFARHGGFDLEVIAKGDTNVDDHHTVEDIGICLGDAFKKALGDKKGIRRYGFFLLPMDETLIECAIDFSGRTYLNYAADIQAVRVGSFETELVEEFFKAFADRASVNLHIIKRFGRNTHHIIEGIFKAVARSIKDAVVVESDRIMSTKGTLSE